A part of Methanohalobium evestigatum Z-7303 genomic DNA contains:
- a CDS encoding cofactor-independent phosphoglycerate mutase: protein MKYIVLIGDGMGDYPIKELDNQTILQNAKTPNMDYIAKHGITGLAKNVPEGMHPGSDIANMSIIGYDTKKYYTGRAPLEAASMGITLEKDDVAFRCNLITINNDIIKDYSAGHIATEDAKILVKEINQQLGNANIQFYPGMSYKHLMVAKNNIGADANCTPPHDIMGKDKNTHMPSGKDSGTLSDLIDRSYMVLKDHWVNTDRINSGKSPANSIWLWGQGYAPEIPHFKKLYGLSGSIISAVDLIKGIGTYAGLDVIDVPGATGYLDTNYSGKAEYAIESLQNHDIAIVHVEAPDEAGHMGSIDAKTQAIEDFDRMVVGKILEFVQNDKLNEDYTILVTPDHPTPISLNTHTSDPVPFAIYSTIIKHPDEVESFNEKSMINGCLETVNGNNIINLMLDLNQ from the coding sequence ATGAAATACATAGTACTTATAGGAGACGGAATGGGTGATTATCCCATCAAAGAACTGGACAACCAAACTATCCTGCAAAACGCAAAAACCCCGAATATGGACTATATTGCAAAACACGGCATTACCGGACTTGCTAAAAATGTTCCCGAGGGCATGCATCCTGGAAGTGATATTGCCAACATGTCTATTATCGGCTATGACACAAAAAAATACTACACAGGAAGAGCGCCTCTTGAAGCGGCAAGCATGGGTATAACACTTGAAAAAGATGACGTAGCTTTCAGATGCAACCTTATTACAATAAATAATGATATTATAAAAGACTACAGTGCAGGACATATAGCAACTGAAGACGCAAAAATTTTGGTTAAAGAGATAAACCAGCAACTTGGAAACGCTAATATTCAATTCTATCCAGGTATGAGTTACAAACATCTCATGGTTGCCAAAAATAACATTGGTGCAGATGCAAACTGTACACCCCCGCATGACATAATGGGTAAAGACAAAAATACCCATATGCCTTCAGGAAAAGATTCAGGAACTCTTTCTGATTTGATTGACAGGTCGTACATGGTTCTCAAAGACCACTGGGTAAATACTGACCGCATTAACAGCGGTAAATCTCCAGCAAATTCAATATGGCTATGGGGTCAGGGTTATGCACCAGAAATTCCGCATTTTAAAAAACTCTATGGATTGTCCGGGTCTATAATATCAGCTGTTGACCTCATAAAAGGGATAGGAACATATGCAGGTCTTGATGTCATAGATGTACCCGGTGCAACCGGATATCTGGACACAAACTATTCAGGAAAAGCAGAATACGCCATTGAATCACTCCAAAACCACGACATTGCTATTGTACATGTTGAAGCTCCCGATGAAGCGGGTCATATGGGAAGTATCGATGCCAAAACACAAGCAATTGAAGATTTTGACAGAATGGTAGTCGGCAAAATCCTTGAATTTGTACAGAATGATAAATTGAATGAGGATTACACAATATTGGTAACACCCGACCATCCCACCCCTATATCTCTGAATACCCATACATCAGATCCTGTTCCTTTTGCAATTTATTCCACTATAATTAAACATCCCGATGAAGTCGAATCGTTTAATGAAAAATCCATGATAAACGGATGCCTGGAAACAGTAAATGGCAACAACATTATAAATCTGATGTTAGACCTCAACCAATAA
- a CDS encoding DUF1894 domain-containing protein, translating into MTCISDLPYEIVLSGVTPSESEKYIKQNSDEIFYVPGGYKLLGVVLRGGHEIPVGVKDSDLLFQYVKPCSGLFVLRIRNEPDELKRLRSDKTVKTKK; encoded by the coding sequence ATGACATGTATAAGTGACCTACCCTACGAAATCGTCCTGAGCGGTGTGACACCTTCAGAAAGTGAAAAATACATAAAACAAAATTCAGATGAAATATTCTATGTACCGGGTGGATATAAACTGCTGGGAGTGGTATTAAGAGGTGGTCATGAAATACCGGTTGGTGTGAAGGATTCTGACCTGCTTTTCCAGTATGTCAAACCGTGTTCAGGGCTATTTGTACTAAGAATTAGAAACGAACCTGATGAATTAAAACGTTTGCGTTCGGATAAAACGGTAAAAACCAAAAAATAA
- a CDS encoding Hsp20/alpha crystallin family protein, whose product MAEMIRRGPSGMKRRDPFEEIRETQDYLSDLFNRFALGGFSGVTGTTFSPLVDVKEEDNNVVVTADMPGIDKDGVDITVRDDILEISAKRSEESETEEKGYYRKERTYSEFYRTVPLPVTVDEESASAKLEDGVLKVTLPKSEKEKERKITVE is encoded by the coding sequence ATGGCTGAAATGATAAGACGAGGACCCTCTGGAATGAAACGAAGAGACCCCTTTGAAGAAATCAGAGAAACTCAGGATTATTTAAGTGATTTATTCAACCGATTTGCACTTGGAGGATTCAGCGGGGTTACAGGTACAACATTCTCGCCGCTTGTAGATGTAAAAGAAGAGGACAACAATGTTGTCGTTACCGCTGACATGCCGGGTATCGATAAAGATGGCGTTGATATTACAGTAAGAGACGATATCTTAGAAATAAGTGCCAAACGCAGTGAAGAGTCAGAAACCGAAGAAAAAGGATATTACCGCAAAGAGAGAACCTACAGTGAATTTTATAGAACCGTCCCATTACCGGTTACTGTAGATGAAGAAAGTGCAAGTGCAAAACTTGAAGACGGTGTCCTGAAAGTCACTCTGCCCAAATCTGAAAAAGAGAAAGAACGCAAAATCACTGTTGAATAA
- a CDS encoding Hsp20/alpha crystallin family protein codes for MAEMIRRGPTGMRRRRPTGIARGPSLFSWDPFEELRETQQHLSDLFENLMPAEWAESETFAPLVDVKEEDNNVVVTADMPGVNKEDVDINVRDDMVEINAQHKEESESEEEGFYRKERTYKAFSRAVPLPASVTEEGASAKLEDGVLKITLPKASGKEEKKITVE; via the coding sequence ATGGCTGAAATGATAAGAAGAGGACCTACAGGAATGAGAAGAAGGAGACCAACAGGAATCGCAAGAGGACCGTCGTTATTCTCATGGGATCCCTTTGAAGAACTCAGAGAGACCCAGCAGCATTTAAGTGATTTATTCGAGAACCTTATGCCTGCCGAATGGGCAGAAAGTGAAACCTTTGCACCACTTGTAGATGTAAAAGAAGAGGATAACAACGTTGTTGTTACCGCTGACATGCCGGGCGTAAACAAAGAAGATGTGGACATCAATGTCAGAGACGACATGGTAGAAATCAATGCCCAGCATAAAGAAGAATCCGAATCTGAAGAAGAAGGATTTTACAGGAAAGAACGTACATATAAAGCATTTTCCAGAGCTGTACCACTGCCAGCATCTGTAACTGAAGAGGGTGCAAGTGCAAAACTTGAAGATGGTGTCCTGAAAATTACTCTACCAAAAGCCAGTGGGAAAGAAGAAAAGAAAATTACAGTCGAATAA
- a CDS encoding protein translocase subunit SecF: MRFGLIENLDSFVKNHNDRQVIMLPVAVFLVSLLIIGMMFFSSGSPVRLGMEFEGGSMIAMTTEDSTDYLEEQYSEFPIQDLRKSGGRVTMQFGPMDSEQQIAIEDEISSKYSNVEIRQIGPVYGESLQRQALMALLISFIGMAAVVYLIFRTLVPSFVVIASAVSDITIAVALMNLTGIELSFGTVAALLMIIGYSVDSDILLNNRLLKRKGNLDEKITRAMHTGVIMTTTTLSAVVMLYLISTYTYLIIPWISQVSILSDISVVLIFGLAADLLNTWVFNTGVLRWHLGKGKGRRSKA; the protein is encoded by the coding sequence ATGAGATTTGGTCTGATAGAAAACCTGGATTCATTTGTAAAAAATCATAACGACCGGCAGGTTATAATGCTACCTGTTGCAGTTTTTCTGGTTTCACTTTTAATTATAGGAATGATGTTTTTTAGCAGTGGTTCCCCCGTTAGACTCGGAATGGAATTTGAAGGTGGTTCCATGATTGCCATGACCACTGAGGATTCTACCGATTATCTGGAAGAACAGTATTCCGAGTTTCCTATACAGGATTTGCGTAAGTCTGGTGGAAGAGTAACAATGCAGTTTGGACCCATGGATAGTGAGCAACAAATTGCTATTGAAGATGAGATATCCTCCAAGTATTCAAATGTAGAAATACGACAGATTGGACCTGTTTACGGGGAATCCCTACAAAGGCAGGCACTGATGGCACTACTTATTTCGTTTATAGGTATGGCTGCTGTGGTTTATTTGATTTTCAGAACCCTTGTACCCTCATTTGTAGTTATTGCTTCTGCTGTTTCTGATATAACAATTGCTGTCGCACTTATGAACCTTACAGGAATTGAACTATCTTTTGGCACTGTTGCAGCATTATTAATGATTATAGGGTACTCTGTAGACAGTGATATATTGCTCAACAATCGTTTGTTAAAGAGAAAGGGTAACCTTGATGAAAAAATAACCAGAGCAATGCATACTGGAGTTATCATGACAACTACTACACTTTCAGCAGTTGTTATGCTCTATCTCATATCAACCTATACATATCTTATCATACCCTGGATTTCTCAGGTGAGTATATTATCCGACATATCCGTAGTGCTTATCTTCGGATTAGCCGCAGACCTGTTGAATACATGGGTGTTCAACACCGGGGTACTGAGATGGCATCTTGGAAAAGGTAAAGGCAGGAGGTCAAAAGCATGA
- a CDS encoding coenzyme F420-0:L-glutamate ligase: MKLEAFTVDNIPLIKKGDDLAEIISNNIELDDGDIAVIASTIVAKSEGQVFKLEDINPSENAVRIANKNRFNPAFVQAVLNRSRECLVESPIMLVETYNGNVCINAGIDDSNIEKGFILDLPENPDESAELIGSRLKELTGKQLGVIITDTNGRAFKTGQTGVAVGVYQLPAIKNWRGETDLYGHALEITEEAVADEIAGTANLLMGEGDGGNPVIIVRGMNILTEEKRTVKEMHRPDDEDIIKKGLRCLNQSNS; encoded by the coding sequence TTGAAATTAGAAGCGTTTACTGTAGATAATATACCCCTGATTAAAAAGGGCGATGATCTTGCAGAAATAATAAGTAATAACATCGAGTTAGATGACGGAGATATTGCTGTAATCGCTTCCACAATTGTAGCCAAATCCGAAGGTCAGGTATTCAAACTTGAAGATATAAATCCTTCTGAAAACGCAGTAAGAATTGCAAACAAAAACCGTTTTAATCCTGCTTTTGTACAGGCGGTTCTTAACAGAAGTAGAGAATGCCTTGTCGAATCCCCAATAATGCTTGTTGAAACATATAATGGAAACGTCTGTATAAATGCTGGAATAGATGACTCAAATATAGAAAAAGGTTTTATTCTTGACCTGCCGGAAAACCCCGATGAAAGTGCTGAACTGATTGGTTCACGTCTTAAAGAACTTACCGGCAAACAGTTAGGAGTAATCATTACTGATACAAACGGCAGGGCTTTTAAAACCGGACAGACAGGCGTAGCAGTGGGTGTATATCAACTTCCAGCAATCAAAAACTGGCGCGGTGAAACAGACCTTTACGGTCATGCTCTTGAAATCACAGAAGAGGCTGTTGCGGATGAAATTGCCGGTACTGCCAATTTGTTGATGGGAGAAGGAGACGGTGGTAACCCTGTGATAATTGTAAGAGGGATGAATATCTTAACCGAGGAAAAAAGAACGGTTAAAGAGATGCATCGTCCAGACGACGAAGATATAATCAAAAAGGGTTTACGCTGTTTGAATCAGTCAAATTCCTGA
- the mtrA gene encoding tetrahydromethanopterin S-methyltransferase subunit A: MAEKKEPAEGWPILKGEYEVGDPNNCVAVITCGSHLEGQPMLDAGASIVGPCKTENLGLEKVVSHIISNPNIRYLIVTGAEVKGHITGEAMMMLHKNGVKDNRIVGATGAIPYVENLTEESVERLQQQLEECVDLLGTEDLNTITSKIKELAEKDPGAFDAEPMIIQLEEEEEEEEEGGIKPMSAEIATIQARIRNIEKDMINAGEMNKLHSGVLAGKIEGIMVGLVLSLFVLGLLLFGGM; this comes from the coding sequence ATGGCAGAAAAAAAAGAACCTGCTGAAGGGTGGCCAATTCTTAAAGGTGAATACGAGGTAGGAGACCCCAATAACTGTGTTGCAGTTATTACATGTGGTTCCCATCTTGAAGGCCAGCCAATGCTTGATGCAGGAGCTTCTATCGTCGGACCCTGTAAAACAGAAAATCTGGGTCTTGAAAAAGTGGTCTCACACATCATATCAAATCCAAACATCCGCTACCTGATTGTCACCGGTGCAGAGGTTAAGGGACATATCACCGGTGAAGCAATGATGATGCTTCATAAAAATGGTGTTAAAGACAACAGAATTGTAGGCGCTACTGGTGCAATTCCATACGTTGAAAATCTTACAGAAGAATCTGTAGAAAGACTCCAACAACAACTTGAAGAATGTGTAGATTTATTAGGTACTGAAGACCTTAACACCATCACATCAAAAATCAAAGAACTTGCTGAAAAAGATCCTGGTGCCTTTGATGCCGAGCCAATGATTATACAGCTCGAAGAAGAAGAGGAAGAAGAAGAGGAAGGCGGAATCAAACCGATGTCCGCTGAAATCGCGACTATACAGGCAAGAATCAGGAATATTGAAAAGGATATGATCAATGCAGGTGAAATGAACAAACTTCATTCTGGTGTACTTGCCGGTAAAATCGAAGGCATCATGGTAGGACTGGTCCTATCACTGTTTGTCCTTGGACTCCTGTTGTTTGGAGGTATGTAA
- a CDS encoding aspartate kinase, whose protein sequence is MRIVMKFGGTSIADGNNIRYVAQLLKDYYNSGYEVVAVTSALGSVTDGLLSNAIEVSKKGKVSQIKEFISDLTHKHYSAVHEAIDDEEIIDETIQTIDCRVDELEKALIGICYLGELTPRSIDYISSYGERLAAPIVSGAIRSIGIKSKMYTGGDVGIVTDNEYGSAKPLEQSYQRVGETLRTDLSECIPVVTGFIAENKDGVITTLGRGGSDFSASIIGASIDADEIWLWKEVHGIMTTDPKIVPEARSMSWISYAEAMELSYFGARVLHPRAIEPAIRNGIPVRVKNTFEPNFSGTLVVSEQKPTEDVVKAVTLIKKVSLVNISGAGMVGTIGTAARVFNSLADANVNIIMISQASSESNMSIVVDEDHLEAAVNAINSEFDKNVIKDVTYDNNICVVAVVGAGMAGIPGVSGRVFSSLGKDNINVVAISQGSSQHNISFVVSEEEAFDAVRVLHKEFELESKKREE, encoded by the coding sequence ATGAGAATTGTGATGAAATTTGGAGGAACATCCATTGCAGATGGCAATAACATAAGGTATGTAGCACAACTTTTGAAAGATTATTATAACTCTGGTTATGAGGTAGTTGCGGTAACATCTGCATTGGGAAGTGTAACTGATGGATTGCTTTCTAATGCAATTGAAGTATCCAAAAAAGGCAAGGTTTCACAGATTAAAGAATTTATCTCTGACCTTACTCATAAACATTACAGCGCTGTTCATGAAGCTATAGATGATGAAGAAATTATTGATGAAACTATCCAGACAATTGACTGCAGGGTTGATGAACTGGAAAAGGCGCTTATTGGTATATGTTATCTGGGTGAACTTACACCTCGTTCAATAGATTATATCTCCTCCTATGGTGAACGTCTTGCCGCTCCTATAGTATCAGGAGCAATCAGGTCTATTGGAATCAAATCAAAAATGTACACAGGTGGAGATGTAGGGATAGTAACCGATAATGAATATGGAAGTGCCAAACCACTTGAACAGAGTTATCAGAGAGTGGGTGAAACACTCAGGACAGATCTTTCTGAATGTATACCTGTTGTGACAGGGTTTATTGCCGAAAACAAAGATGGAGTAATAACCACCCTCGGAAGAGGGGGGTCTGATTTTAGTGCATCAATCATAGGAGCATCCATCGACGCAGATGAAATCTGGTTGTGGAAAGAAGTTCACGGTATAATGACTACAGACCCAAAGATAGTACCTGAAGCAAGGTCAATGTCCTGGATATCTTATGCAGAAGCAATGGAACTTTCATATTTTGGAGCAAGAGTGCTTCATCCCAGAGCAATTGAACCTGCAATAAGGAACGGAATACCGGTTAGGGTCAAAAACACTTTTGAACCTAATTTTTCTGGAACTCTGGTAGTATCCGAACAAAAACCAACAGAAGATGTGGTAAAAGCTGTTACCCTTATTAAAAAGGTATCACTTGTCAATATATCTGGTGCCGGAATGGTAGGTACTATCGGTACAGCAGCCAGAGTATTTAATTCTCTTGCAGATGCCAACGTAAACATTATAATGATAAGTCAGGCATCTTCTGAATCCAATATGTCTATAGTGGTCGATGAAGACCATCTGGAAGCAGCAGTAAATGCCATCAATTCAGAATTTGATAAAAATGTTATAAAGGATGTGACCTATGATAACAATATTTGTGTGGTTGCAGTTGTAGGTGCAGGCATGGCAGGCATACCGGGAGTATCTGGTAGAGTATTTAGTTCTCTTGGAAAAGATAATATCAATGTGGTTGCCATCAGTCAGGGTTCGTCCCAGCATAATATTTCATTTGTAGTCAGTGAAGAGGAAGCATTTGACGCTGTAAGGGTATTGCATAAAGAGTTTGAACTTGAATCAAAGAAGCGGGAGGAATAA
- a CDS encoding deoxycytidylate deaminase, which produces MTDNEDRLSIDEYFLEIASVVAKRATCLRNKVGAVIVRDKRIISTGYNGAPSNLEHCLDIGCIRQQYNIESGTQHEKCRAVHAEQNAIIQAALHGVSTDNATIYCTHQPCILCAKMIINANIKKVIYFSDYPDDEALKFLSDAGIETINFSQEFD; this is translated from the coding sequence ATGACAGATAATGAGGATAGACTCAGTATAGATGAATATTTTCTTGAGATAGCATCGGTTGTTGCAAAACGAGCTACATGCCTGCGTAACAAAGTAGGCGCTGTTATTGTAAGGGACAAGCGAATTATATCCACCGGTTATAACGGAGCACCTAGCAACCTTGAACATTGTCTTGATATTGGTTGTATTAGACAGCAGTATAATATAGAGTCAGGAACACAGCATGAAAAATGTCGTGCAGTTCATGCCGAACAAAACGCTATTATCCAGGCGGCTCTTCATGGCGTGAGTACCGACAATGCAACTATCTACTGTACACATCAGCCATGTATACTTTGTGCAAAAATGATAATCAATGCCAATATAAAAAAGGTGATTTATTTTTCAGATTATCCCGATGATGAAGCACTGAAATTCCTTTCCGATGCGGGAATCGAAACCATTAATTTCAGTCAGGAATTTGACTGA
- a CDS encoding Hsp20/alpha crystallin family protein yields the protein MNEVIIGDITQGVETMARGIIRWDPVEDITRALDKFAPGGEMLAGRTLAPLVDIKDDDNNIIINADLPGVNKEDIDITVSDNTVQINAKCSKESTEEVYYRQERTYEGFSRTIVLPEAVTEEGASAKLENGVLKVTLPKLEKEHKITVQ from the coding sequence TTGAACGAAGTAATAATAGGGGACATAACGCAAGGAGTGGAGACTATGGCACGTGGTATAATCAGATGGGATCCAGTAGAAGATATAACACGAGCACTGGATAAATTTGCACCGGGTGGAGAAATGCTTGCTGGAAGAACATTAGCTCCGCTGGTAGATATCAAAGATGATGATAACAACATTATAATCAACGCCGATTTACCGGGAGTTAATAAAGAAGACATTGATATAACGGTCAGTGATAACACTGTACAGATTAATGCAAAATGTAGTAAAGAATCCACTGAAGAAGTATATTACAGGCAGGAACGTACCTATGAAGGATTCTCAAGAACTATAGTATTACCAGAAGCAGTTACTGAAGAAGGTGCAAGTGCAAAACTTGAAAACGGTGTACTAAAAGTTACACTACCCAAATTAGAAAAAGAACATAAAATAACCGTACAATAA
- a CDS encoding tetrahydromethanopterin S-methyltransferase subunit F, with product MAEEEEYGQGVPKVINPLMGPIESVVEKIRYRGQLIARNQKLDSGVSATGTIGFAIGFIITMILTLVIPFLVWQVV from the coding sequence ATGGCAGAAGAAGAGGAATACGGACAGGGTGTACCCAAAGTTATAAACCCATTAATGGGACCCATCGAATCCGTTGTAGAAAAGATTCGTTACAGAGGTCAATTAATTGCAAGGAACCAGAAATTAGATTCCGGTGTATCTGCAACTGGTACTATAGGGTTTGCAATTGGTTTTATAATTACAATGATTTTGACACTTGTAATCCCATTCTTGGTTTGGCAGGTGGTATAA
- the mtrG gene encoding tetrahydromethanopterin S-methyltransferase subunit MtrG: protein MSDSNENRSIPSVIVDPDEYNEVVKRLDRIDEKVEFANSEIAQRIGKKIGRDIGILYGAVTGILIFLIYISVSSMF, encoded by the coding sequence ATGAGCGACAGTAATGAAAATAGGAGCATACCGAGTGTAATTGTAGACCCTGATGAATATAATGAAGTGGTTAAAAGACTCGACCGTATAGATGAGAAGGTTGAGTTTGCCAATAGTGAAATAGCACAGCGTATAGGTAAAAAGATAGGCAGAGATATAGGAATCCTGTATGGAGCAGTCACTGGAATACTGATATTTTTAATCTATATTTCAGTATCATCAATGTTCTGA
- the purM gene encoding phosphoribosylformylglycinamidine cyclo-ligase: MTYSDSGVDIKKEEDSIKSITSKMKYKREGIGAPLSEIGHYSGLIDFGEYALALTTDGVGTKVLIANEMQKWNTVGIDCIAMNVNDLLAIGAEPLSFVDYLAVESYSKEFAEQVGEGLAKGAEIANISIVGGETATLPDIIKGFDLAGTCLGMVDKSSIITGDNIQQGDAIVGIPSNGIHSNGYTLARKVVENSGYSYSDQFPYNTSTTIGEELLKPTRIYLEVLDVVKKLEVHGLAHITGSGLLKLNRITELGFDFYDPFEVSDIFKFLQEKGNIEDLEMYKTFNMGMGFVIILPEEQADEAADMVDGKVVGRIVESGIRVSDLVIEQP; encoded by the coding sequence ATGACATATTCGGATTCAGGTGTTGATATTAAAAAAGAAGAGGATTCCATCAAATCTATTACCAGCAAGATGAAATATAAACGTGAGGGAATAGGTGCACCACTGAGTGAAATCGGTCATTATTCCGGTCTTATTGATTTTGGTGAATATGCACTCGCATTGACAACCGATGGTGTTGGTACAAAGGTTCTGATTGCCAATGAAATGCAGAAATGGAACACGGTAGGTATTGATTGTATTGCAATGAATGTAAACGATCTACTTGCTATTGGTGCTGAACCTCTTTCTTTTGTTGATTATCTTGCAGTGGAATCCTATAGCAAAGAATTTGCTGAACAGGTAGGGGAAGGTCTTGCAAAAGGAGCAGAAATAGCAAATATTTCGATAGTAGGCGGGGAAACGGCTACCCTGCCGGATATTATCAAAGGATTTGACCTTGCAGGTACCTGTCTTGGAATGGTTGACAAATCCTCGATAATCACCGGGGATAATATTCAGCAGGGGGATGCAATAGTAGGGATACCAAGTAATGGGATCCACAGTAATGGATACACATTGGCAAGAAAAGTGGTCGAAAACTCTGGTTATTCCTATTCTGACCAGTTCCCCTATAATACATCCACTACAATAGGTGAAGAATTACTAAAACCAACCCGTATTTATCTGGAAGTACTCGATGTGGTTAAAAAACTGGAAGTACACGGCCTTGCTCATATTACAGGTAGTGGACTTTTGAAACTTAACAGGATTACAGAGCTGGGATTTGATTTTTACGACCCGTTTGAAGTAAGCGACATTTTTAAATTCCTGCAAGAAAAAGGTAATATTGAAGATTTGGAAATGTATAAAACCTTTAACATGGGAATGGGATTTGTGATAATCCTTCCAGAAGAGCAGGCTGACGAAGCTGCCGATATGGTGGATGGTAAAGTAGTGGGCAGGATTGTTGAAAGTGGAATACGAGTTTCAGATCTTGTAATCGAACAACCATGA
- the mtrH gene encoding tetrahydromethanopterin S-methyltransferase subunit H, which yields MFRFDKKQEVFKVGDVHFGGQPGEYPTVLVGTMFYNRHKIVTDEDKGEFDKEAAEELWKTQEEMGDITGNPYVNQIVGETKEAIRNYIDWFVEVDDSTPFLIDSSDGSVRAEAARYVTEIGVADRAIHNSINASIHEDEIEAVSQSDMEASIVLAFNATDPSVKGKMDILEEGGGGIEKGLLEIARESGITKPLVDVAATPLGAGAGASMRSVTTVKGHLGLPAGGGYHNMSSAWDWMKQFKKEHKEAYMPADVGTNLVAQTLGSNFQLYGPIENAKTVFPATAMVDIILGENAKELGIELAMEDHPLYKLV from the coding sequence ATGTTTAGATTTGATAAAAAACAGGAAGTCTTCAAAGTAGGAGATGTCCATTTTGGAGGACAACCCGGCGAATACCCTACTGTTCTGGTAGGCACAATGTTTTATAACCGACATAAAATCGTAACTGATGAAGATAAAGGAGAATTTGACAAAGAAGCCGCCGAAGAACTCTGGAAAACACAGGAAGAGATGGGAGATATTACCGGCAATCCCTATGTTAACCAGATTGTTGGGGAAACAAAAGAAGCTATCAGGAATTACATAGACTGGTTTGTAGAAGTAGATGACAGTACACCATTTTTGATAGATTCTTCTGATGGAAGTGTACGTGCAGAAGCCGCCAGATATGTTACAGAAATTGGAGTTGCTGACCGTGCAATCCACAACTCAATTAATGCAAGCATCCACGAAGATGAAATTGAGGCTGTTAGCCAGAGTGACATGGAAGCTTCAATTGTACTTGCATTCAATGCAACTGATCCATCTGTAAAAGGTAAAATGGATATACTTGAAGAAGGCGGCGGTGGTATAGAAAAAGGATTGCTTGAAATTGCAAGAGAAAGTGGTATCACCAAACCACTGGTAGATGTAGCAGCAACTCCACTCGGTGCAGGTGCAGGTGCTTCAATGAGAAGCGTTACCACTGTTAAAGGTCACTTAGGACTTCCTGCCGGTGGAGGATACCACAATATGTCATCAGCATGGGATTGGATGAAGCAGTTCAAAAAAGAACACAAAGAAGCATATATGCCTGCTGATGTAGGTACAAATCTTGTTGCCCAGACACTCGGATCCAATTTCCAGCTATATGGTCCGATAGAAAACGCAAAGACTGTATTCCCTGCCACTGCAATGGTTGACATTATACTTGGTGAAAACGCCAAGGAACTTGGTATAGAACTTGCAATGGAAGACCATCCATTATACAAACTGGTATAA